One window of the Anabaena sphaerica FACHB-251 genome contains the following:
- a CDS encoding TIGR03960 family B12-binding radical SAM protein has product MAVLVEQLITSDILKPARYLGNERLAVHKPWDTATVRWVLTYPEVYEVGASNLGHIILYNILNAQPNQLCDRAYLPGPDLGAKLRATQTPLFAVESKRSLTEFDILGFSLSYELGATNILEMLDLAGIPLTWKQRQERGAGEAGEAGEATIPNHQYPLIFAGGQTATSNPEPYADFFDFIVLGDGEELLPEIGLVVEEGKKSRLSRQELLLDLAQIPGVYVPQFYEMQESGAVHPLRPDVPKRILRRVATPIPAYSIGLVPYVETVHDRLTIEIRRGCTRGCRFCQPGMLTRPARDVEPEKVVEAIEAGMRATGYNEFSLLSLSCSDYLSLPAVGMEIKNRLKNENISLTLPSQRVDRFDENIANILGGTRQGSLTFAPEAGTQRMRDIVNKGLTNEELLRGVKTAWEQGWDKIKLYFMIGLPGETDADVLGITETVSWLQRECRGRGRKPLSFNLTISNFTPKPHTPFQWHSVSTSEFKRKQSLLRQEFRRIRNVKVNFTDIRLSAMEDFIGRGDRSLGKVLRRAWELGAGMDSWYDSVETAFNAWENAISEADLDWKYRQVENGEWNLFSVGNREQGTGNRKEETLSPVTCHLSPSSPLDLPLPWDHIDTGIDKKWLQEDLKRALEAAIVPDCSFEGCSHCGVCGTDFGHNIVIEPPAIPKFAGEFVPNTTKAQRFRVWFGKQGDLALVSHLDLMRLFDRVMRRAGLPVAFTGGFHPHPRIALASALSLGSTSSGEIVDIELTQPMDVGSFRTQLVSQLPLDIPIYQVEEIDLKAPAANQSMQAAEYILTVSTPRNIEAGQWQDWIAAITAKNEILSEHTTKSGKQQIINLRDRLFEIELLQAENSPAESKAILRYLGSCRHDGVNLRPEQILSILEIVACAEFHLLHIHRNRLVLGT; this is encoded by the coding sequence GTGGCTGTTTTAGTTGAGCAATTAATAACATCGGATATTTTAAAACCTGCCCGTTACCTGGGTAACGAGCGTTTAGCAGTACATAAGCCTTGGGATACGGCAACTGTACGCTGGGTGTTAACCTACCCGGAAGTATATGAAGTCGGTGCATCTAATTTGGGGCATATTATTCTTTATAATATTTTGAATGCCCAACCAAATCAGTTATGCGATCGCGCTTATCTACCAGGACCAGACTTAGGGGCAAAACTTCGGGCTACCCAAACACCCTTGTTTGCGGTAGAGTCGAAACGCTCGCTGACAGAATTTGATATTTTAGGTTTTAGCCTTAGTTATGAACTAGGGGCAACCAACATCTTGGAAATGTTGGATTTAGCAGGAATTCCTCTTACATGGAAACAGAGGCAGGAAAGAGGAGCAGGGGAAGCAGGGGAAGCAGGGGAAGCGACTATTCCCAATCACCAATACCCCCTAATTTTCGCTGGTGGACAGACTGCAACATCTAACCCAGAACCTTACGCGGATTTCTTTGACTTTATTGTTTTGGGAGATGGTGAGGAACTATTACCAGAAATTGGTTTAGTAGTAGAAGAAGGGAAAAAATCACGTTTGAGTCGTCAAGAACTATTACTGGACTTGGCACAAATTCCCGGTGTCTATGTGCCTCAGTTTTATGAAATGCAAGAGAGTGGTGCAGTACATCCCCTGCGTCCAGATGTACCAAAACGAATTCTTAGGCGAGTAGCAACACCAATTCCCGCTTATTCTATTGGCTTAGTTCCCTATGTCGAGACAGTGCATGATCGCCTGACAATTGAAATTAGACGCGGTTGCACTCGTGGCTGTCGCTTTTGTCAACCAGGAATGTTAACTCGTCCCGCACGAGATGTAGAACCAGAAAAGGTGGTAGAAGCTATCGAAGCGGGAATGCGGGCAACAGGTTACAATGAATTTTCCCTATTATCGCTGAGTTGTTCTGATTATTTATCCTTACCCGCAGTGGGGATGGAAATCAAAAATCGCCTAAAAAACGAAAATATTTCCCTAACATTACCCAGTCAGAGAGTAGACCGATTTGATGAAAATATTGCCAATATTTTGGGAGGTACGCGACAAGGTAGCTTGACTTTTGCTCCTGAAGCCGGCACCCAGCGGATGCGGGACATTGTAAATAAGGGCTTGACAAATGAAGAATTATTGCGGGGAGTAAAAACAGCTTGGGAACAAGGCTGGGATAAAATCAAGCTGTATTTCATGATTGGTTTACCGGGGGAAACAGATGCCGATGTTTTGGGCATTACGGAAACCGTAAGCTGGTTACAGCGAGAATGTCGAGGCAGGGGAAGAAAACCTCTTAGCTTTAATTTGACGATTTCCAATTTTACACCCAAGCCGCATACACCTTTTCAATGGCATTCGGTTTCTACATCTGAGTTTAAGCGCAAGCAAAGTTTGCTGCGGCAAGAATTTCGACGTATTCGCAATGTGAAGGTGAATTTTACTGATATTCGCCTTTCAGCGATGGAAGACTTTATAGGACGGGGCGATCGCTCTTTAGGTAAAGTATTGAGACGTGCTTGGGAATTGGGTGCAGGGATGGATTCTTGGTATGACAGTGTAGAAACAGCCTTTAACGCTTGGGAAAATGCCATATCCGAAGCTGATCTAGACTGGAAATACCGTCAGGTGGAAAATGGGGAATGGAATCTTTTCTCTGTAGGGAACAGGGAACAGGGAACAGGGAACAGAAAAGAGGAAACACTGTCACCTGTCACCTGTCATCTGTCACCTTCTTCACCTCTCGATCTTCCCTTACCTTGGGATCACATTGATACCGGGATTGATAAAAAGTGGCTGCAAGAGGACTTAAAACGCGCTCTAGAAGCAGCAATTGTTCCCGATTGCTCGTTTGAAGGTTGTTCTCATTGCGGTGTCTGTGGTACTGATTTTGGTCACAATATCGTCATCGAACCACCTGCAATTCCTAAATTTGCCGGCGAGTTTGTCCCCAATACCACCAAAGCACAACGCTTTAGGGTTTGGTTTGGCAAACAAGGTGATCTCGCTCTGGTAAGTCACTTGGATTTAATGCGTTTGTTTGACAGAGTGATGCGGAGAGCAGGTTTACCAGTGGCCTTTACTGGTGGATTTCATCCCCATCCGCGAATTGCTCTGGCTAGTGCTTTATCCTTGGGAAGCACCAGCAGCGGTGAAATTGTCGATATTGAGTTAACTCAACCAATGGATGTAGGGAGTTTTCGTACTCAACTAGTCAGTCAACTGCCTTTAGATATACCCATATACCAAGTGGAAGAGATAGATTTGAAAGCACCCGCAGCTAACCAATCTATGCAAGCAGCAGAGTATATACTCACTGTGTCCACACCGAGAAACATAGAAGCAGGACAATGGCAAGATTGGATTGCGGCTATTACAGCCAAAAACGAGATTTTGTCAGAGCATACGACTAAATCAGGCAAGCAGCAAATCATAAATCTGCGCGATCGCTTGTTTGAAATCGAATTACTACAAGCCGAAAACTCCCCAGCCGAGTCTAAAGCTATATTGCGTTATTTGGGTAGCTGTCGTCATGACGGTGTAAACTTGCGTCCTGAGCAAATATTGTCTATACTAGAAATAGTGGCTTGTGCAGAATTTCACCTCTTGCATATTCACCGCAATCGGCTAGTTTTAGGAACATAA
- a CDS encoding Rne/Rng family ribonuclease, whose translation MPKQIIIAEQHQIAAVFSEDQIQELVVATGHHQIGDIYLGVVENVLPGIDAAFVNIGDPERNGFIHVTDLGPLKLKRSSAAITELLTPQQKVLVQVMKEPTGTKGPRLTGNITLPGRYVVLMPYGRGVNLSRRIKSESERNRLRALAILIKPAGMGVLVRTEAEGKPEEAIIEDLEVLQRQWEVIQQEAQSTRAPALLNRDDDFIQRVLRDMYGADVNRIVVDSSTGLRRVKQYLQNWSGGQTPQGVLIDHHRDRSPILEYFRINAAIREALRPRVDLPSGGYIIIEPTEALTVIDVNSGSFTRSATARETVLWTNCEAATEIARQLRLRNIAGVIVVDFIDMESRRDQLQVLEHFNKALKADKARPQIAQLTELGLVELTRKRQGQNIYELFGETCPTCGGLGHTVRLPGELENRMPIPAADIPDRFTPMPQREVRTPAARIPEIRETRETYDGFGEGFESDAEISPINLINHPSYQELGDNKRRTRTRRSRIGINGTNGKDEVRLGNPLGFGNDSDLDLDSDSELASTPELPSLLSDNLRERDTSRTPTLGKSGWTERPERTKVKIDPVKPVVEPPQIVSVEMTVQEQDMFALMGISPGVKLESEAKNPKSVIFNIVQPGQTPNTTTESTSETAFPEITRSEFTRVKMPTPKVEVEEPSFPKSIIEPPLEDSKSTGFDSLTDDEELNNTSIPNRRRRRRSSALEDS comes from the coding sequence ATGCCAAAACAAATTATTATCGCAGAGCAGCATCAAATTGCTGCTGTCTTTTCGGAAGATCAAATACAAGAACTCGTTGTTGCCACTGGTCATCATCAAATTGGTGATATCTACTTAGGTGTAGTAGAAAATGTCTTACCTGGTATAGACGCAGCTTTTGTCAATATCGGCGATCCAGAACGTAACGGTTTTATTCACGTCACTGACTTGGGACCACTGAAACTCAAGCGTAGTTCCGCAGCCATTACTGAACTGCTCACACCACAGCAAAAAGTATTGGTGCAAGTGATGAAAGAGCCAACGGGAACAAAAGGACCCAGGCTCACAGGTAACATCACCCTACCTGGACGTTACGTAGTCCTGATGCCTTATGGTAGAGGTGTGAATCTGTCCCGGCGAATTAAGAGCGAAAGTGAGCGCAACCGCCTACGCGCCCTGGCAATTTTAATTAAACCAGCTGGTATGGGTGTGCTGGTGCGAACAGAAGCCGAAGGCAAACCAGAAGAAGCAATTATTGAAGACTTAGAAGTGCTGCAAAGGCAATGGGAAGTCATTCAGCAAGAAGCACAATCTACCCGCGCTCCTGCCCTACTCAACCGTGATGATGACTTTATCCAGCGTGTCTTGAGGGATATGTACGGTGCGGATGTCAATCGGATTGTGGTTGATTCCAGTACTGGTTTGCGACGAGTCAAGCAGTATTTACAGAACTGGAGTGGAGGTCAAACACCACAAGGTGTACTCATTGACCACCATCGCGATCGCTCGCCCATTTTAGAATACTTCCGCATCAACGCCGCCATTCGTGAAGCTCTCCGTCCTAGAGTAGACTTACCTTCTGGTGGTTACATTATTATCGAGCCAACGGAAGCATTAACGGTAATTGATGTGAACTCCGGTTCCTTCACGCGATCGGCAACAGCTAGAGAAACCGTCCTGTGGACAAACTGCGAAGCGGCTACAGAAATTGCCCGCCAACTAAGACTACGAAACATTGCTGGTGTGATTGTAGTAGATTTCATTGATATGGAATCACGGCGCGACCAATTACAAGTTTTAGAACACTTTAACAAAGCCCTCAAAGCTGATAAAGCTCGTCCGCAAATTGCCCAACTGACCGAGTTAGGTTTAGTAGAACTCACTCGCAAACGCCAAGGTCAAAATATTTATGAATTGTTTGGCGAAACTTGCCCCACCTGTGGCGGTTTAGGGCATACTGTGCGCTTACCAGGGGAATTAGAAAACCGGATGCCTATCCCCGCAGCAGATATACCTGATCGGTTTACACCGATGCCGCAAAGAGAAGTCAGAACACCAGCTGCACGTATCCCAGAAATCAGGGAAACCAGGGAAACTTATGATGGCTTTGGGGAAGGATTTGAAAGTGATGCTGAAATCAGTCCTATCAATCTGATCAACCATCCCAGTTATCAAGAATTGGGTGATAACAAACGTCGCACCCGCACCCGTCGCAGCCGAATTGGCATCAATGGCACCAACGGCAAAGATGAAGTCAGGTTAGGCAATCCATTAGGGTTTGGCAATGATTCAGATTTAGACTTGGATAGTGACAGTGAACTAGCCTCCACACCAGAACTTCCCTCTCTTCTCTCCGATAACCTGCGGGAACGAGACACTTCACGAACACCTACTCTGGGCAAATCTGGTTGGACTGAAAGACCAGAGCGGACTAAAGTGAAGATAGACCCAGTCAAACCGGTCGTAGAACCGCCACAGATTGTGTCTGTAGAAATGACAGTCCAGGAACAAGATATGTTTGCCTTGATGGGAATTTCTCCCGGTGTCAAGTTAGAGTCAGAGGCTAAAAATCCCAAATCTGTGATTTTTAACATTGTTCAACCTGGACAAACACCAAATACCACAACTGAATCGACCTCAGAAACCGCATTTCCCGAGATAACTAGGTCTGAATTTACCAGAGTCAAAATGCCTACACCAAAGGTTGAGGTAGAAGAACCATCCTTCCCAAAATCAATCATTGAGCCTCCTCTGGAAGATTCTAAATCCACGGGATTTGACTCTTTGACCGATGATGAGGAACTAAATAACACTTCTATTCCTAATCGCCGCCGTCGTCGTCGTTCTTCAGCACTGGAGGACAGTTAA
- a CDS encoding ribonuclease HII: MVETEPTSASVSSTSPWEESSWLELSSCSDIHGLVAGVDEVGRGALFGPVVAAAVILPTQALPILMAAKIKDSKKLSSSRRTQLAQQIDGLALDWKIGYASTAEIDKLNILQATLLAMKRAVLKLKVQPTLCLVDGNQMVKDLLIPQQTIVKGDERSLNIASASIMAKVWRDDLVLRLASKYPMYELERNKGYGSQRHLLALQKYGPSPLHRLSFRPCQIEL; this comes from the coding sequence ATGGTAGAGACAGAGCCAACATCTGCATCTGTGTCTTCAACTTCACCCTGGGAAGAATCAAGCTGGTTGGAGCTTTCCAGTTGCTCCGATATTCATGGGTTGGTTGCAGGTGTAGATGAAGTGGGACGAGGTGCGTTATTCGGACCTGTGGTTGCCGCAGCCGTGATCTTACCGACTCAAGCTTTGCCAATACTCATGGCAGCAAAGATTAAAGACAGCAAAAAGTTGTCTAGTTCTCGCAGAACTCAGTTAGCACAGCAAATTGATGGGCTGGCTTTAGACTGGAAAATTGGTTATGCTTCAACTGCGGAGATTGACAAGTTAAATATTTTGCAAGCAACGCTGTTAGCAATGAAGCGGGCTGTACTGAAGCTGAAGGTACAGCCTACGCTTTGCTTAGTTGATGGCAATCAGATGGTAAAAGATTTACTAATACCACAACAAACTATTGTTAAGGGTGATGAGCGATCGCTCAACATTGCATCTGCTAGTATCATGGCAAAAGTTTGGCGTGATGATCTAGTGCTGCGCTTGGCATCCAAGTATCCTATGTATGAACTAGAGCGTAATAAGGGTTATGGGAGCCAGCGACATTTGCTGGCTCTGCAAAAATACGGTCCATCACCCCTACATCGTCTCTCTTTTCGTCCTTGCCAAATTGAATTATGA
- a CDS encoding DUF1997 domain-containing protein translates to MATKFTASQSVEIAVPKQPIPIQHYLRQPQRLVKTLADNSRIQQLSEEVFRLKMRPLTFLSLSIQPTVDMRVWADSQGTIYLRSVGCEILGFEYINQRFALNLKGYLSPYHISNETRLQGKADLEVLVDIPQPFSLTPKSILEATGNGLLKSVLLTIKQRLLHHLLADYRTWVISQTQTNEIVDDNTELPILNFE, encoded by the coding sequence ATGGCTACCAAGTTTACTGCCTCTCAATCGGTCGAAATTGCTGTCCCCAAGCAGCCTATTCCCATTCAGCACTACTTGCGTCAGCCTCAACGTTTGGTGAAAACTTTGGCTGACAACAGTAGGATTCAACAGTTGTCTGAGGAAGTGTTTCGCTTAAAAATGCGTCCTCTGACTTTTCTGTCGTTGAGTATTCAACCTACTGTAGACATGAGAGTTTGGGCAGATTCCCAAGGAACGATTTATCTACGTTCTGTTGGTTGTGAAATCCTGGGTTTTGAGTATATTAACCAACGTTTTGCTCTCAATTTAAAAGGATATTTGTCGCCCTACCACATCAGTAATGAGACTCGGCTACAAGGAAAAGCCGATCTAGAAGTGCTGGTAGATATTCCCCAACCATTTTCCCTAACTCCAAAGTCGATTTTGGAGGCCACCGGCAATGGGTTGCTTAAAAGCGTATTATTGACGATCAAACAAAGATTATTACATCACCTCCTAGCTGATTATCGCACTTGGGTAATTTCACAAACGCAAACAAATGAGATTGTCGATGATAATACAGAGTTACCAATTCTGAACTTTGAGTAA
- the pheA gene encoding prephenate dehydratase, translating into MAKSQPDQRDATGTAIAHLGPPGTYSEQAAFFYLNWLKSNEEIEATLSPYPTIAKSLQAVITQQADIAVVPVENSIEGSVSMTMDSLWQLDSLRIKQALVLPINHALISCANSLDNIETVYSHPQALAQCQGWLAKFLPNANLISSNSTTEALEQLPQAPTTAAISSSRAGELYNLPILASGINDYPENCTRFWVVGQASKGEELLTPTHTSLAFSVPANVPGALVKALEVFAHLGINLSRIESRPTKRSLGEYLFFLDVEAAVNSPLMESALAELNTCTEVLKIFGSYSVLTIST; encoded by the coding sequence ATGGCAAAATCTCAACCTGATCAGCGAGATGCTACGGGAACAGCGATCGCACATTTAGGACCCCCAGGAACTTACTCCGAACAAGCAGCTTTTTTTTATCTCAACTGGCTAAAAAGCAATGAAGAGATAGAAGCCACCTTATCTCCTTACCCCACAATTGCTAAATCATTACAAGCTGTAATTACACAACAAGCTGATATAGCTGTTGTGCCTGTGGAAAATTCCATTGAAGGCAGTGTAAGCATGACAATGGATAGCCTCTGGCAGTTAGATAGCTTGCGTATCAAACAGGCTTTGGTTTTGCCCATTAATCATGCTTTAATTTCCTGTGCCAATAGCTTAGATAACATTGAAACCGTTTATTCTCATCCTCAAGCATTAGCACAATGTCAAGGATGGTTGGCAAAATTTCTGCCCAATGCCAATTTAATTTCTAGTAACTCCACCACAGAAGCACTAGAGCAACTCCCACAAGCACCTACAACAGCGGCAATCTCTTCTAGCAGAGCCGGCGAACTTTATAATTTACCTATCCTCGCCAGTGGAATTAACGACTATCCCGAAAACTGCACACGCTTTTGGGTAGTGGGTCAAGCGAGTAAGGGGGAAGAGTTGTTAACCCCCACTCACACATCCCTAGCTTTTAGCGTCCCTGCTAATGTACCAGGCGCACTAGTCAAAGCCCTGGAAGTATTTGCTCATCTGGGAATTAATCTCAGCCGCATTGAATCTCGTCCTACCAAGCGTTCTTTGGGAGAATACTTATTTTTTCTCGATGTGGAAGCAGCCGTAAACTCACCGCTCATGGAATCAGCTTTAGCGGAATTAAACACTTGCACTGAAGTTTTAAAAATTTTTGGCAGCTATAGTGTCTTAACAATTAGCACCTAA
- a CDS encoding LON peptidase substrate-binding domain-containing protein — MTSSSKIAVRELPLFPLPEVVLFPTRPLPLHIFEFRYRIMMNTILAGDRRFGVLMVDPIKGTIANVGCCAEIIHCQRLPDDRMEMLTLGQQRFRVLEYVREKPYRVGLVEWIEDHPPSQDLRPLATDVEQLLRDVVRLSAKLTEKDIELPEDLPDLPTELSYWVASNLYGVAPEQQALLEAQDTSARLQREAEILTSTRNHLAARSVLKDTFKNMSQ, encoded by the coding sequence ATGACATCCTCTTCTAAAATTGCCGTCCGCGAACTACCTCTGTTCCCGTTGCCCGAAGTGGTTCTGTTTCCCACCAGACCATTACCCCTACATATATTTGAATTTCGCTACCGAATCATGATGAACACGATTTTGGCAGGCGATCGCAGGTTTGGAGTCTTGATGGTCGATCCCATCAAAGGCACAATAGCTAATGTTGGATGCTGTGCGGAAATTATTCATTGTCAGCGGTTGCCCGATGACCGGATGGAGATGTTAACTTTGGGACAGCAAAGGTTTCGGGTTTTAGAGTATGTGCGTGAAAAGCCCTATCGCGTGGGTTTAGTAGAATGGATCGAAGACCATCCACCATCTCAAGATCTGCGACCTTTAGCTACTGATGTGGAACAGCTACTACGAGACGTTGTCCGTCTTTCAGCCAAGTTAACTGAAAAAGATATTGAACTACCAGAAGATTTACCCGATTTACCCACAGAGCTATCTTACTGGGTGGCAAGCAACCTTTATGGTGTCGCTCCCGAACAGCAAGCATTGTTAGAAGCACAAGACACATCTGCTCGTTTGCAAAGAGAAGCCGAAATTTTGACTTCTACTCGCAATCATCTAGCAGCACGTTCTGTTCTCAAAGACACATTTAAAAATATGAGTCAATAA
- the rpsJ gene encoding 30S ribosomal protein S10, producing the protein MATLQQQKIRIRLQAFDRRLLDTSCEKIVDTANRTNATAIGPIPLPTKRKIYCVLRSPHVDKDSREHFETRTHRRIIDIYQPSSKTIDALMKLDLPSGVDIEVKL; encoded by the coding sequence ATGGCAACTTTACAGCAGCAGAAGATTAGAATTCGCTTACAGGCTTTTGACCGACGTTTATTGGATACATCTTGCGAGAAGATTGTAGACACAGCTAACCGGACTAACGCTACAGCTATAGGACCTATTCCTTTACCAACAAAACGGAAGATATATTGCGTGCTGCGCTCACCTCACGTAGATAAAGATTCCCGCGAACATTTTGAAACCCGCACCCATCGTCGGATTATTGATATTTACCAGCCTTCTTCTAAAACTATTGATGCGCTGATGAAGTTGGATTTACCATCTGGTGTAGATATCGAAGTCAAATTGTAA
- the tuf gene encoding elongation factor Tu, producing the protein MARAKFERNKPHVNIGTVGHVDHGKTTLTAAITMTLAAMGQAVAKGYDQIDNAPEEKARGITINTAHVEYETEKRHYAHVDCPGHADYVKNMITGAAQMDGGILVVAATDGPMPQTREHILLAKQVGVPSLVVFLNKEDLMDDPELLELVELELRELLTSYDFPGDDIPIIKGSGLQALEAMAKNPKTQRGENPWVDKIYELMDAVDSYIPTPERAVDQPFLMAVEDVFSITGRGTVATGRIERGIVKVGDNVELVGIRDTRATTVTGIEMFKKSLEQGMAGDNAGVLLRGIQKADIERGMVIAKPGSIKPHTNFEGEVYVLTEKEGGRKTPFFAGYRPQFYVRTTDVTGTIQSYTADDGSAVEMVMPGDRIKMTVELINAIAIEQGMRFAIREGGRTIGAGVVSKILK; encoded by the coding sequence ATGGCACGCGCAAAGTTTGAAAGAAATAAACCCCACGTTAATATCGGTACTGTTGGCCACGTTGACCACGGTAAAACTACTTTAACAGCAGCTATTACCATGACTTTGGCAGCTATGGGTCAGGCTGTAGCTAAGGGCTACGACCAAATCGATAACGCTCCCGAAGAAAAAGCACGGGGTATTACAATCAATACCGCTCACGTTGAGTATGAAACCGAAAAGCGGCACTATGCTCACGTAGACTGTCCCGGACACGCTGACTATGTGAAAAACATGATCACTGGTGCGGCTCAGATGGATGGCGGTATTCTGGTAGTTGCTGCTACCGACGGTCCTATGCCCCAAACCCGCGAACACATCCTGTTGGCAAAACAGGTAGGTGTTCCCAGCTTGGTTGTCTTCTTGAATAAAGAAGATTTAATGGATGACCCAGAACTTTTGGAATTAGTAGAATTAGAACTCCGGGAACTGCTGACCAGTTATGATTTCCCCGGTGATGATATCCCCATTATCAAAGGTTCTGGTCTACAAGCTTTGGAAGCAATGGCCAAGAATCCTAAGACCCAACGGGGAGAAAACCCCTGGGTAGATAAAATCTATGAACTGATGGATGCTGTAGATTCTTACATTCCTACTCCTGAGCGTGCTGTTGACCAGCCCTTCCTGATGGCTGTGGAAGACGTGTTCTCCATCACAGGTCGTGGTACGGTGGCTACCGGTCGGATTGAACGCGGTATTGTCAAAGTTGGTGATAACGTTGAATTGGTAGGTATTAGAGATACTCGCGCCACCACCGTAACCGGAATTGAAATGTTCAAGAAGAGTCTTGAACAAGGTATGGCTGGAGATAACGCAGGTGTACTACTCCGGGGTATTCAAAAGGCTGATATTGAACGGGGTATGGTAATTGCCAAGCCAGGTTCAATTAAGCCTCACACCAACTTTGAAGGTGAAGTTTACGTTTTGACTGAGAAAGAAGGTGGTCGGAAAACACCATTTTTCGCAGGTTATCGTCCTCAGTTCTATGTACGGACAACTGATGTAACTGGTACCATTCAAAGCTACACCGCTGACGATGGTAGCGCCGTAGAAATGGTAATGCCAGGCGATCGCATCAAAATGACAGTAGAACTAATCAACGCGATCGCGATTGAGCAAGGTATGCGTTTCGCTATTCGTGAAGGTGGCCGGACAATTGGTGCAGGTGTAGTATCCAAGATTCTGAAATAG